Proteins encoded by one window of Labrus bergylta chromosome 2, fLabBer1.1, whole genome shotgun sequence:
- the fbxo4 gene encoding F-box only protein 4: protein MSGETQQLSESVVIRSLRRFRDRYFPNKGLVGKSDLTSVEDRDELQHGFLDSLPVDVQFLIMAYLSPADICRLGATSQYWRAVVRDRLLWRYFLLRDMPYWTSIDHLSMPQLEVLDAPLINADESLDDREEGDDKGMESRFDYMSEYLRGCPSCRQQWLPSRPAYAVVTSFLQSLVASAEPRYAMFGPGMEQLDVSLVRRLMHAPDVLPVSGTPHRQINGIGSGISYLFNNQHKFNILTLYSTNRAERERARLEQQSVNNKLFSLEGTDDSGQPIYIPAPQVQQVCQVVDGFIYVANAEPGKGEGESEVAQIRALLSAAGGSASRPLLVLSCISREEPDAIRRSTDRCRTSCVYMAKRLGLPKLANPWMVQDTVAESLSGLLDGISWLLRCSGVKLVGS from the exons ATGTCAGGTGAGACACAGCAGCTCAGCGAGTCTGTGGTGATCCGCAGCCTCCGCAGATTCAGAGACAGATACTTTCCAAATAAGGGGCTTGTTGGGAAAAGTGATTTGACGTCTGTGGAAGATAGAGATGAGCTTCAACATGGATTTCTGGATAGCTTGCCG GTGGACGTGCAGTTCCTGATCATGGCGTATCTGTCTCCTGCTGACATCTGCCGCCTGGGAGCCACCAGTCAGTACTGGAGGGCGGTGGTGAGAGATCGGTTACTGTGGAGATACTTCCTGCTCAGGGACATGCCATACTGGACCTCCATTGATCATTTGAGCATGCCCCAACTGGAGGTATTGGACGCACCCCTAATCAATGCAGATGAGAGCCTAGATGACAGAGAAGAAGGGGATGACAAAGGGATGGAATCAAGATTTGACTACATGTCAGA ATACCTGAGAGGTTGCCCATCCTGCAGACAACAATGGCTTCCCTCTCGCCCAGCATACGCGGTTGTGACTTCATTTCTTCAGTCTCTGGTAGCCTCAGCTGAGCCTCGCTATGCAATGTTTGGCCCCGGCATGGAGCAGCTGGATGTCTCTTTAGTCAGAAGGCTCATGCATGCACCAGATGTGCTTCCCGTGTCCGGCACTCCACACAGGCAGATAAATG GTATTGGCTCAGGGATCAGCTACCTGTTCAATAACCAACACAAATTCAATATCCTGACTCTGTACTCGACAAATAG ggcgGAGAGGGAAAGAGCCAGGCTGGAGCAGCAGAGCGTCAATAATAAACTGTTTTCTTTGGAAGGAACAGATGACTCCGGACAGCCGATCTACATCCCTGCTCCTCAGGTCCAGCAAGTGTGCCAGGTGGTGGATGGTTTCATCTATGTAGCCAATGCAGAGCCTGGAAAAG GTGAAGGTGAGTCTGAGGTGGCTCAGATTCGGGCTCTGCTGAGCGCCGCCGGGGGTTCGGCTTCCAGGCCTCTGCTGGTTCTCTCCTGCATTTCCAGAGAAGAACCAGACGCAATCAGAAGAAGTACGGACAGGTGTCGCACTTCCTGTGTTTACATGGCAAAGAGACTCGGCCTTCCAAAACTGGCTAACCCCTGGATG GTGCAGGATACCGTAGCAGAATCCCTGTCAGGTCTTTTGGATGGTATTTCCTGGTTGCTGAGATGTTCTGGAGTCAAACTCGTTGGTAGCTAG
- the rimoc1 gene encoding RAB7A-interacting MON1-CCZ1 complex subunit 1, translating into MADEYRRQGFELERRIFELDIKCSSLRAEKQDDDYLQNASAILDKLKSYYRHGGESGNLSKVLQDYTQVILDITFYEENKLVDQEFPEDCSPFKIQQLLQDLTEPEVLAGRLAPAQEVQSVLGLELLECLYWRRGALLYMYCHTLHQRKQWIKKNKDTFLKCIQEGVRYLMRMLQVRNSVKLNDGVVLHDPATASFLSEGIFSDTHLLTMMYIGEMCFWAVKYEDCSADTMDRKEDRLQFRDIGTQILNKYVLACEGPLQGQGWNTENAKEILSILQ; encoded by the exons ATGGCCGACGAGTACAGGCGACAAGGTTTCGAGTTGGAGAGAAGGATATTCGAGTTAGACATCAAGTGTTCAAGCCTCCGAGCTGAAAAACAAG ATGATGATTATTTACAGAATGCGTCTGCCATACTAGACAAATTGAAAAGCTATTACAGGCATGGAGGGGAGAGTGGCAACCTTTCAAAGGTGCTGCAGGATTACACACAG GTGATCCTAGACATCACATTTTATGAAGAGAATAAGCTGGTGGATCAGGAGTTTCCTGAGGACTGTTCACCGTTTAAAATCCAGCAGCTGCTGCAAGACCTGACCGAGCCAGAAGTTTTGGCAGGGAGGCTAGCACCAGCACAAGAA GTGCAGTCTGTGTTGGGCTTGGAGCTGTTAGAATGCCTCTATTGGAGACGGGGAGCTCTGCTGTACATGTACTGCCACACCCTTCACCAACGAAAACAGTGGATCAAGAAAAACAAGGACACATTCCTTAAG TGTATTCAGGAAGGTGTGCGCTACCTGATGCGGATGCTGCAGGTGAGAAACTCTGTGAAGCTCAACGATGGGGTGGTGCTCCATGACCCTGCTACAGCAAGCTTCTTATCTGAAG GCATCttctctgacacacacctgtTGACGATGATGTACATCGGGGAAATGTGTTTCTGGGCGGTCAAGTATGAGGATTGCAGCGCTGACACAATGGATCGCAAAGAAGATCGCCTTCAGTTTCGGGACATTGGCACTCAGATCCTCAACAAATACGTGCTCGCCTGTGAGGGCCCGCTGCAGGGCCAGGGCTGGAACACAGAAAATGCCAAGGAAATCCTTAGTATTTTACAGTGA